A genome region from Myroides fluvii includes the following:
- a CDS encoding pirin family protein, whose amino-acid sequence MSNVDLVIEERAASIGNFLVGRLLPFRQKRTVGPFAFIDHMGPAAVKEHDNLDVDPHPHIGLSTLTYLFEGSIMHRDNLGSHVEITPGAVNWMTAGRGVVHSERMPINIRQEKPDTVLHGLQIWIALPKELEEVEPSFVHIEASALPSWTADGVEYKLIAGKALGHESPVPVHSPLYYIEIKSKDAAKINIGAGLFGEAALYILEGEVKSGEHTYGNKNILISNDSTLCEFEMAPNTTVYIFGGDPLPEERYILWNFVSHDVERLEKAKQDWIDQNYEAFPLIEGDDTSYVPFPEGMKNFRNKTS is encoded by the coding sequence ATGTCAAATGTAGATTTAGTTATTGAAGAAAGAGCGGCGAGTATTGGTAATTTCCTAGTTGGAAGATTATTGCCTTTTCGTCAAAAGCGAACAGTAGGTCCTTTTGCTTTTATTGATCACATGGGGCCAGCAGCCGTCAAAGAACACGATAATTTAGATGTGGACCCTCATCCTCATATCGGTTTATCTACGTTAACCTATTTATTTGAAGGGTCAATCATGCATAGAGATAACTTGGGAAGTCATGTTGAAATTACACCTGGTGCAGTCAATTGGATGACGGCAGGACGCGGGGTTGTTCACTCTGAACGCATGCCAATAAATATCAGACAAGAAAAACCCGATACGGTTTTACACGGTTTGCAAATTTGGATCGCACTACCCAAAGAGCTTGAAGAAGTTGAGCCGTCATTTGTGCATATTGAAGCTAGTGCATTGCCTAGTTGGACAGCAGACGGGGTGGAGTATAAATTAATTGCGGGAAAAGCACTGGGACATGAATCACCGGTTCCTGTTCACAGCCCTTTGTATTATATTGAAATAAAGTCCAAAGATGCAGCAAAAATAAATATTGGTGCAGGACTATTTGGAGAAGCGGCTCTGTATATCCTCGAAGGAGAGGTGAAAAGTGGCGAACATACGTATGGAAATAAAAACATCCTTATTTCGAATGACAGTACTTTGTGTGAATTTGAAATGGCTCCCAATACAACAGTGTATATTTTTGGAGGGGATCCCTTGCCAGAAGAGCGCTACATTCTTTGGAATTTCGTTTCCCATGATGTGGAGCGCTTAGAGAAGGCTAAACAAGATTGGATTGATCAAAATTACGAGGCTTTTCCTCTAATTGAGGGGGATGATACATCTTATGTGCCTTTTCCAGAGGGAATGAAAAATTTTAGAAATAAAACAAGCTAA
- the lgt gene encoding prolipoprotein diacylglyceryl transferase: MSISLATWNVDPEIFRIGDFAVRYYGVLFAIGMILSYQFMKRIFNREQIAIQYLDKLLIYIVIGTVVGARLGHCLFYDFAYYSQHPLEIILPIAKVEGSYHFVGFMGLASHGGAIGVLLSLALFCKRYKTNLLQLLDRLVIAIPITGAFIRFGNFMNSEIYGKPTDSIFGIVFQRDDLIPRHPTQLYEAFAYLAVTVILYVLYQKKYSRYKGLLFGLFLIFMFTARFILEYFKENQVAFENEMVLNMGQILSIPFMIVGLLLVIWSLKRPKEDTNLSIINPKEGNMTDQGEDAPLDDK, translated from the coding sequence ATGAGTATAAGTTTAGCTACGTGGAACGTAGATCCAGAGATTTTTAGAATAGGGGATTTTGCCGTTCGCTATTATGGAGTGTTATTCGCTATAGGAATGATTTTGAGTTATCAATTCATGAAGCGAATTTTTAACCGAGAGCAAATAGCGATTCAGTACTTGGATAAACTCCTGATTTATATCGTTATAGGAACGGTGGTAGGTGCTCGCTTAGGGCATTGTTTATTTTATGATTTTGCCTATTATTCTCAACATCCTTTAGAAATAATTTTACCTATTGCCAAAGTAGAGGGGAGCTATCATTTTGTTGGCTTTATGGGCTTGGCGAGTCATGGTGGAGCCATTGGTGTTTTGTTGAGCTTAGCTTTATTCTGTAAGCGATATAAAACCAATTTACTGCAATTACTAGACCGATTAGTTATCGCTATTCCCATAACAGGCGCGTTTATTCGGTTTGGGAATTTTATGAATTCCGAAATTTACGGAAAACCCACAGATTCTATCTTTGGAATTGTCTTCCAACGCGATGATTTGATTCCGAGACATCCTACTCAACTCTATGAAGCTTTTGCTTATTTAGCTGTAACCGTTATCTTGTATGTGTTGTATCAAAAGAAATACAGCCGTTATAAAGGGCTTCTTTTTGGACTTTTCTTGATTTTTATGTTTACAGCTCGATTTATCTTGGAGTATTTCAAAGAAAATCAAGTTGCTTTTGAAAACGAGATGGTCTTGAATATGGGACAAATTCTGAGTATTCCCTTTATGATTGTTGGATTGCTCTTGGTTATCTGGAGCTTGAAAAGACCTAAAGAGGATACAAATTTAAGTATCATCAATCCCAAAGAGGGGAATATGACTGACCAGGGAGAAGATGCACCCTTAGACGATAAATAA
- a CDS encoding OsmC family protein yields MEVKVTATLGNTLYQTEVKAGKHSIISDEPTDLGGGDTGLNPFELLASSLATCTAATLRMYMNMKKWEVDEIVVQVEMEDDKANKIANFKREIQFRGGALDEAQHKRLLAIAEKCPVHRIITGNVNIETTIQN; encoded by the coding sequence ATGGAAGTAAAAGTAACTGCCACATTGGGCAATACCTTATATCAAACGGAAGTAAAAGCAGGAAAACACAGCATCATCAGTGATGAACCAACAGATTTAGGAGGGGGAGATACAGGTTTAAATCCATTTGAACTGTTGGCTTCTTCCTTGGCGACTTGTACTGCTGCTACCTTGCGCATGTATATGAATATGAAAAAATGGGAGGTAGATGAGATTGTGGTACAAGTAGAAATGGAGGATGATAAAGCAAATAAAATCGCCAATTTTAAACGCGAAATACAGTTTAGAGGTGGTGCTTTAGATGAAGCACAACACAAGCGATTGCTAGCGATTGCAGAGAAATGTCCCGTACACCGAATCATTACGGGAAATGTAAATATTGAAACAACCATCCAAAACTAA
- a CDS encoding LTA synthase family protein, with protein sequence MTSANYMKNVPTISCFDLIGRTIKRMIVLAVSIGFLLRMVLAFQVREDLNLLYLFKLSVLGMINDSSLTLIACLFLGLQVLGVSQIKYKKPWGYLIFGFYVVLLLYVLFFHTIFHEYGNVVPTIAQGFFLYKTVSFGLRLFIPHLRSTWSYVVYVGIIFLYAVVLVQFVALGEYLFWDEFGVRYNFIAVDYLIYTNEVVGNIAESYPIKTILTGVVAVAGVLTYWVVRGTRTAFEQPMESKQKISVVLGYGIAVAVCIGVLNYTTKFQATDNVYYNELQANGGYKFYQAFKSSRLDYNHFYEKLDEKQAQAIVNTMYSSTGMKNIQTIVDTLPARKKNIVLITVESLSASFMERYGNTNQITPYLDQLAKESLVFDNLFAVGNRTVRGLEAVTLSRPPSAGESLVKQENNADLFSIGKVLKNQGYQVQYLYGGDSYFDNMKTFFGGNHYEIIDKSSLESSEITFSNIWGVCDEDMFAKALNIFDDNSAKGKPFFSHIMTVSNHRPYTYPEGKINIAGDAQSREGGVKYTDYAIGAFIEQAKEKSWFKDTVFVILADHCASSAGKASLPLERYRIPAMIYAPGFILPKEEKRLVSQIDVMPTLLGLLHFSYESRFFGQDIYKKQYQERAFLATYQNLGYLENDILTVLSPNRKVEQFKVTVPKEGVEYHMEKQTKLDEALVKRAVANYQVASYDK encoded by the coding sequence ATGACGAGCGCAAATTATATGAAAAATGTACCCACAATTTCTTGCTTTGACTTAATTGGACGCACCATTAAACGCATGATTGTCCTTGCAGTCAGTATTGGTTTTTTACTCCGTATGGTTTTGGCTTTTCAGGTGCGCGAGGATCTGAATTTACTTTATCTCTTTAAATTGAGTGTACTCGGTATGATTAACGATAGTAGTTTGACGTTAATCGCCTGTTTGTTTCTTGGACTGCAAGTACTAGGGGTTTCCCAAATCAAATATAAAAAACCTTGGGGCTATCTTATTTTTGGATTTTATGTCGTGCTACTTCTTTATGTGTTATTCTTCCATACTATATTTCATGAGTATGGCAATGTAGTACCGACTATTGCTCAAGGTTTTTTCTTGTATAAAACGGTAAGTTTTGGCTTGCGTCTTTTTATTCCGCACCTTCGAAGCACCTGGAGTTATGTAGTTTACGTAGGGATTATCTTTCTTTATGCTGTTGTTTTAGTGCAATTTGTAGCACTTGGAGAGTATTTGTTTTGGGATGAATTTGGTGTGCGTTATAATTTTATTGCCGTTGATTATTTAATCTATACCAATGAGGTTGTTGGAAATATCGCAGAATCATATCCGATTAAAACGATTCTCACCGGTGTAGTGGCAGTGGCAGGTGTATTGACGTATTGGGTGGTAAGAGGCACTCGTACCGCCTTTGAGCAACCGATGGAGTCCAAACAAAAGATTAGCGTGGTCCTGGGGTACGGGATTGCTGTGGCTGTTTGTATTGGAGTTTTAAATTATACCACAAAGTTTCAGGCTACAGATAATGTGTATTATAACGAATTGCAAGCCAATGGAGGATATAAGTTTTATCAAGCATTTAAGAGCAGTCGTTTAGATTACAATCACTTTTATGAAAAACTCGATGAAAAACAAGCCCAAGCTATTGTTAATACGATGTATAGCAGCACGGGAATGAAAAATATACAAACAATTGTAGATACGCTACCAGCGCGTAAAAAGAATATTGTGTTAATTACCGTGGAGAGTTTAAGCGCCTCCTTTATGGAGCGCTATGGAAATACAAATCAAATCACCCCTTATTTGGATCAATTGGCCAAAGAAAGTTTGGTTTTCGACAACTTATTTGCAGTGGGAAATCGCACCGTTCGAGGATTAGAAGCGGTTACCTTATCTCGACCACCTAGTGCGGGAGAGAGTTTAGTGAAACAAGAAAATAATGCAGATTTATTCTCCATAGGAAAAGTATTGAAAAACCAGGGGTATCAAGTGCAATATCTATACGGAGGGGATAGTTACTTTGACAATATGAAGACGTTTTTTGGCGGAAATCACTATGAAATTATAGATAAGAGTAGCTTGGAGTCGAGTGAAATTACATTTAGCAATATTTGGGGCGTATGTGATGAAGATATGTTCGCAAAGGCCTTGAATATCTTTGATGACAATAGTGCAAAAGGAAAACCCTTTTTCAGTCATATCATGACCGTAAGTAACCACAGACCTTATACGTATCCGGAGGGCAAAATTAATATTGCCGGTGATGCTCAATCGAGAGAGGGAGGGGTGAAATATACGGATTATGCTATTGGTGCGTTCATCGAACAGGCGAAAGAGAAATCTTGGTTCAAAGACACCGTTTTTGTCATCCTTGCCGATCACTGTGCCTCAAGTGCAGGAAAAGCAAGTTTGCCTTTGGAGCGCTATCGCATTCCTGCTATGATTTACGCTCCGGGCTTTATTCTACCAAAAGAAGAAAAACGCTTAGTCTCTCAGATTGATGTGATGCCAACTTTATTGGGCTTGTTACACTTCTCTTACGAATCTCGTTTTTTTGGACAAGATATTTATAAAAAACAATACCAAGAACGCGCTTTCTTGGCTACGTATCAAAATCTCGGTTATTTAGAAAACGATATTTTAACGGTGTTATCACCCAACCGAAAAGTGGAGCAGTTTAAAGTAACTGTCCCAAAAGAAGGAGTAGAATATCACATGGAAAAACAAACGAAATTGGATGAGGCTTTGGTAAAAAGAGCAGTTGCGAATTATCAGGTAGCTAGTTATGATAAGTAG
- the recG gene encoding ATP-dependent DNA helicase RecG has protein sequence MYNNLLDTPIEYLKGVGPQRGDLLKKELGIFKYSDLLHLYPNRYIDRTRYYKINELATTLAEVQLVGKIIHLKTVEQKRGKRLVATFTDGTGQLEIVWFQGFKWIMENIKLNTPYVIFGKLNHFNYIYSMPHPEMETVEEHKNNIASTMQAVYPSTEKLGARISNKAMNKLMHQLVQETHPLFNDSLPEDFRTKLGLMPMNQAMINIHFPKNPEELNKAQFRLKFEELFYIQMQLLIKNIARKGKIQGFPFTQVGDYFNAFYKHHLPFPLTNAQKRVIKEIRKDVGAPAQMNRLLQGDVGSGKTIVAFISTLFALDNGFQACIVAPTEILATQHFIGISELAAPLGIQVKLLTGSTKTAERRVLHQELEEGSLQILIGTHALFEDKVVFKNLGLAIIDEQHRFGVEQRAKLWKKNTIPPHILVMTATPIPRTLAMSLYGDLDISVIDELPPGRKPIETMHYFEGKRLAVWHFIKQEIAKGRQVYIVYPLIEESETLDYKNLMEGYEGISRDFPLPQYSVSIVHGQMTPAEKDKEMDRFAKGETNIMVATTVIEVGVNVPNASVMIIESAERFGLSQLHQLRGRVGRGAEQSFCILMTGDKLSNDSKIRMETMCRTNDGFEISEVDLKLRGPGNIMGTQQSGTLPLKIADIVQDQEILHYARHQAIQLLKEDPTLEQPHHGKIKDKLNRLNQSTSIWNYIS, from the coding sequence ATGTACAACAACCTACTTGATACCCCTATTGAATATTTAAAAGGCGTTGGACCTCAACGTGGTGACTTACTCAAAAAGGAATTAGGTATTTTTAAGTACAGTGATTTGTTGCATCTATATCCAAATCGCTACATTGATCGCACGCGTTATTACAAAATAAACGAGCTTGCTACGACCCTTGCCGAGGTTCAATTGGTGGGTAAGATTATTCACTTAAAAACAGTAGAACAAAAACGCGGCAAGCGATTAGTCGCCACCTTCACTGATGGTACAGGTCAATTGGAAATTGTATGGTTTCAAGGATTCAAATGGATTATGGAGAACATAAAGCTCAATACACCTTATGTTATTTTTGGCAAGCTAAACCACTTTAACTACATCTATTCCATGCCACATCCAGAGATGGAAACGGTGGAAGAACACAAAAACAATATCGCTTCAACCATGCAAGCGGTCTATCCCTCTACGGAGAAACTTGGGGCTCGAATATCCAATAAAGCGATGAACAAATTAATGCACCAATTGGTACAGGAAACGCATCCTTTGTTTAACGATTCATTACCGGAAGATTTTCGCACTAAATTGGGGCTAATGCCCATGAATCAGGCGATGATTAACATTCATTTTCCCAAGAATCCCGAAGAGCTAAACAAAGCGCAGTTTCGATTAAAATTTGAGGAGTTGTTTTACATTCAAATGCAACTTTTAATTAAAAACATTGCACGCAAAGGCAAAATTCAAGGTTTTCCCTTTACACAAGTCGGTGATTATTTCAATGCCTTTTACAAGCATCACCTTCCCTTTCCGTTGACCAATGCGCAAAAAAGGGTAATTAAAGAAATTCGCAAGGATGTGGGAGCGCCGGCACAGATGAATCGCCTCTTACAGGGTGATGTAGGGTCGGGAAAAACCATTGTTGCCTTTATCAGCACGCTATTTGCATTGGACAATGGTTTTCAGGCGTGTATTGTCGCTCCAACGGAAATTTTAGCTACGCAGCACTTTATTGGTATCTCCGAATTGGCCGCACCTCTTGGCATTCAGGTTAAATTGCTTACTGGCTCTACAAAAACCGCAGAACGCAGAGTACTCCATCAAGAATTGGAAGAAGGTAGTTTACAGATTCTCATCGGTACACATGCGCTATTTGAAGACAAAGTAGTCTTTAAAAACTTAGGGTTAGCTATTATCGATGAGCAACATCGTTTTGGTGTTGAACAACGCGCAAAGCTTTGGAAGAAAAATACAATTCCGCCGCACATTTTAGTGATGACCGCTACCCCTATTCCGCGAACCTTAGCCATGAGCCTCTACGGTGATTTGGATATTTCTGTGATTGATGAATTACCTCCAGGTCGTAAACCCATTGAAACTATGCATTATTTTGAAGGGAAGCGCTTAGCTGTTTGGCATTTTATCAAACAGGAAATAGCTAAAGGGCGACAGGTATATATTGTTTATCCACTCATTGAGGAAAGTGAAACACTGGATTACAAAAACTTAATGGAAGGTTATGAGGGCATCTCAAGGGATTTCCCCCTTCCTCAATATAGCGTAAGTATTGTACATGGTCAAATGACACCAGCTGAAAAAGACAAAGAGATGGATCGTTTTGCCAAGGGAGAAACGAATATCATGGTAGCCACCACCGTTATTGAAGTGGGGGTAAATGTACCCAATGCCTCTGTGATGATTATTGAGAGCGCTGAGCGCTTCGGACTGTCTCAATTACACCAATTAAGAGGCCGGGTAGGCCGAGGAGCAGAACAGAGTTTTTGCATCCTGATGACTGGGGACAAATTGAGTAATGACAGTAAAATTCGCATGGAAACCATGTGTCGAACCAACGATGGATTTGAAATTTCAGAAGTTGACTTAAAACTGCGCGGTCCTGGAAACATTATGGGAACTCAACAAAGCGGGACACTCCCACTCAAAATTGCCGATATCGTACAAGATCAGGAAATTTTACACTATGCCAGACATCAAGCGATTCAATTACTCAAAGAGGATCCTACACTAGAACAACCTCATCACGGTAAAATTAAAGACAAGCTAAATCGCCTGAATCAAAGCACAAGTATCTGGAATTATATTAGTTAA
- the folE gene encoding GTP cyclohydrolase I FolE codes for MSLDEKFHDDMGDNHIASSDATPLRSDAFDRTDEEKIESIKKDVENILNTLGLDLTDDSLKGTPNRVAKMFVKEIFGGLNPAKKPSSSTFDNKYKYNEMLVEKNIVVYSTCEHHLLPIVGRAHVAYISNGTVVGLSKMNRIVDFYAKRPQVQERLTIQIVNELKRVLNTEDVACVMDAKHLCVNSRGIKDIESSTVTAEFGGRFKEESVRKEFLDYIKLDTQF; via the coding sequence ATGAGTTTAGACGAAAAATTTCATGACGATATGGGAGATAACCACATTGCTTCTAGCGATGCAACTCCATTAAGAAGTGATGCGTTTGATCGCACAGACGAAGAAAAGATAGAATCGATTAAGAAAGACGTTGAGAATATTTTAAACACGTTGGGGTTAGATCTAACAGATGACAGCTTAAAAGGAACGCCTAATCGCGTTGCTAAAATGTTTGTGAAGGAAATTTTTGGAGGATTAAATCCAGCAAAAAAACCAAGTTCTTCTACCTTTGACAATAAGTACAAGTACAACGAAATGTTAGTAGAAAAGAACATTGTGGTTTATTCTACTTGTGAGCACCATTTATTGCCTATCGTTGGACGTGCACATGTGGCTTATATTTCAAATGGAACGGTAGTGGGTTTATCTAAAATGAACCGTATTGTTGATTTTTATGCAAAGCGACCTCAAGTACAAGAGCGTTTGACCATTCAGATTGTAAATGAGTTGAAACGCGTATTGAATACAGAAGATGTAGCTTGTGTAATGGACGCAAAACACTTATGTGTAAATTCACGCGGAATTAAAGACATCGAAAGCAGTACCGTTACGGCTGAATTCGGTGGGCGTTTTAAAGAAGAGAGCGTAAGAAAAGAATTCTTAGATTATATTAAATTAGATACACAATTCTAA
- a CDS encoding DUF4377 domain-containing protein, with amino-acid sequence MKKTLLIASLVGMFAFVSCQEKKDQKEGTVEEVSVEETMNQTETPETKEVQDIVTMYVGPKQVDCTGVGPMKCLQVKETEEGEWTLFYSSIQGFEYEEGYNYKLEVRKEDVPNPPADAPSVRYILVKEISKTKA; translated from the coding sequence ATGAAAAAAACACTTTTAATTGCTAGTTTAGTAGGTATGTTTGCTTTTGTAAGCTGTCAAGAGAAAAAAGACCAAAAAGAGGGAACTGTTGAAGAAGTAAGCGTTGAAGAAACGATGAACCAAACAGAAACACCTGAAACAAAAGAAGTACAGGACATCGTAACCATGTATGTAGGCCCGAAACAAGTAGATTGTACTGGAGTTGGACCTATGAAATGTTTACAAGTAAAAGAAACAGAAGAGGGTGAATGGACTTTATTTTATTCTTCCATTCAAGGTTTTGAATACGAAGAAGGGTACAACTACAAGTTGGAAGTACGCAAAGAAGACGTTCCAAATCCACCGGCTGATGCACCTTCTGTTCGCTATATCTTAGTGAAAGAAATTTCAAAAACAAAAGCATAA
- a CDS encoding GNAT family N-acetyltransferase produces the protein MVYIETERLVLRQYKQADLTAFIRLNSDPEVMRYFLNTKTAEESEEMMLKLQGSIEANGYGAFAVEEKATQKFIGFIGFNQFVFEVDFAPAIEVLWRLLPEFWNKGYATEGAKACLDFAKEQLNLDRVYAFTTVSNKPSEQVMIKSGMTYVKNFNHPVVPSDHPFLEHKLYVKEYN, from the coding sequence ATGGTATATATTGAAACAGAGCGATTAGTATTAAGACAGTATAAGCAAGCGGATTTAACAGCTTTTATTCGCTTAAATAGCGATCCAGAAGTTATGCGTTATTTTTTGAATACTAAAACGGCGGAAGAATCGGAGGAAATGATGCTAAAACTGCAAGGCAGTATAGAGGCAAACGGATATGGAGCCTTTGCCGTAGAGGAGAAGGCCACGCAAAAGTTTATTGGCTTTATTGGATTCAATCAATTTGTATTTGAGGTTGATTTTGCTCCAGCAATAGAAGTCCTCTGGCGTTTATTGCCCGAGTTTTGGAATAAAGGCTATGCGACAGAAGGGGCTAAAGCTTGCCTTGACTTTGCCAAGGAGCAACTGAACCTGGATCGAGTATACGCTTTTACTACCGTGTCAAACAAGCCTTCAGAACAAGTAATGATAAAAAGTGGCATGACGTATGTGAAAAATTTTAATCATCCAGTAGTTCCCTCAGATCATCCATTCTTAGAACATAAACTTTATGTAAAAGAATACAACTAG
- a CDS encoding LLM class flavin-dependent oxidoreductase, whose product MEIGISMFGDLRLNKQTNTYQAPQQRLGELMEEIKLMDQVGLDVFGIGEHHRPDYAVSTPDIILAAAASVTEKIKLTSAVTVLSSNDPVRVYQSFSTLDLLSKGRAEITVGRGSFIESFPLFGYNLEDYSELFTEKLNLLLNINATEEPLTWTGKHRASLQAQQVFPRAEKPLAVWIAAGGTPESVLRAAKLGLPLVFAIIGGMPEQYKPFFDYYKAEYLAAGHDPNAMQIATHSHGLLGVDGGQLSKEYFELYKGQMDRIGASRGWQPYTHEQYEGGRSKDGALFIGDANQVVDKILYHQEMFGLTRWLMHMDLGAPDHQTMMKSIELLGTQVAPAVKKALQQ is encoded by the coding sequence ATGGAAATAGGAATCAGTATGTTTGGAGATTTGCGTTTGAATAAACAAACGAATACGTATCAAGCTCCACAACAGCGTTTAGGTGAATTGATGGAAGAAATCAAATTAATGGATCAGGTCGGGCTTGATGTGTTTGGCATAGGAGAGCACCACCGTCCGGATTACGCTGTGTCAACGCCAGATATTATTTTGGCTGCCGCCGCAAGTGTAACGGAAAAAATTAAGCTGACGAGTGCAGTAACGGTTTTGAGTTCCAATGATCCTGTTCGCGTATATCAATCGTTTTCAACCCTTGATTTACTATCCAAAGGAAGAGCGGAGATTACGGTCGGACGTGGGAGTTTTATCGAGTCATTTCCTTTATTTGGTTATAATTTAGAGGATTATAGTGAGTTGTTTACGGAGAAATTAAATCTTCTATTAAATATCAATGCAACGGAAGAACCTCTGACCTGGACGGGGAAACACCGCGCCTCTTTACAAGCACAACAAGTATTTCCGCGAGCAGAAAAACCGTTAGCTGTTTGGATTGCCGCAGGGGGAACGCCAGAATCCGTTTTGCGTGCCGCGAAGTTGGGCTTGCCTTTGGTTTTTGCAATTATAGGAGGAATGCCCGAGCAGTACAAGCCTTTCTTTGATTATTATAAGGCTGAATATCTCGCCGCTGGACACGATCCTAACGCGATGCAAATTGCAACGCATTCGCACGGTTTACTAGGAGTAGATGGAGGGCAATTGTCCAAAGAGTACTTTGAATTATACAAAGGGCAGATGGATCGCATCGGGGCATCGAGAGGATGGCAACCCTATACGCATGAACAATATGAAGGAGGAAGAAGTAAAGATGGAGCTTTGTTTATTGGAGATGCCAATCAAGTAGTGGATAAGATTTTGTATCACCAAGAAATGTTTGGATTAACGCGTTGGCTGATGCATATGGACTTAGGAGCGCCAGATCATCAAACCATGATGAAATCCATTGAATTGTTGGGTACTCAAGTAGCACCAGCTGTTAAAAAAGCTTTACAACAATAA
- a CDS encoding GNAT family N-acetyltransferase, whose translation MEIKHEQTESKGAFSAWIDGVKAGEMTYSVAGTSMIIVDSTHVDEAFKGQGIGVKLLNKGVVPFAKEKKVKIMPLCPFVKAQFDRHPELAPMRA comes from the coding sequence ATGGAAATAAAACACGAACAAACTGAAAGTAAAGGCGCTTTTTCTGCATGGATTGATGGCGTAAAAGCAGGAGAAATGACCTATAGCGTAGCGGGAACCTCCATGATTATCGTTGATTCTACGCATGTAGACGAAGCTTTCAAAGGACAGGGAATCGGTGTAAAACTCCTAAACAAAGGGGTTGTGCCTTTTGCAAAAGAGAAAAAGGTGAAGATTATGCCTTTGTGTCCCTTTGTAAAAGCGCAATTTGATCGACATCCAGAATTGGCTCCTATGCGTGCATAA
- a CDS encoding response regulator transcription factor codes for MKLLLVEDERELSHNIVQFLEANYICEQAFTFHEAMEKLKLYTYDCILLDLGLPGGDGLLLLEEIKKLNIDSSILIISARNALEDKIQGLELGADDYLAKPFALPELSIRIHAQLRRRLATATNELTSGNVTINLLSKQVTVNNIPALLTKSEYALLLFLIGNKKRVVSKNAIAEHLSGDMADMLDNQNFVYAHIKNVKAKLQDHQCDCTIKTIYGIGYQWIEE; via the coding sequence ATGAAACTATTACTTGTTGAAGATGAGCGTGAACTATCCCACAACATCGTTCAATTTTTAGAGGCCAATTACATCTGTGAGCAGGCTTTTACGTTCCATGAAGCCATGGAAAAATTGAAATTATACACTTACGATTGTATATTATTGGATTTGGGATTGCCTGGAGGGGATGGTCTTTTACTTTTAGAAGAAATAAAAAAATTGAACATCGACAGTTCGATTTTGATTATCTCTGCCCGCAATGCGTTAGAAGATAAAATTCAAGGGCTCGAATTGGGCGCAGACGATTATTTGGCTAAACCCTTTGCGCTACCTGAATTGAGCATTCGCATTCACGCCCAATTGCGACGTCGACTGGCGACTGCCACAAACGAATTAACTTCAGGTAATGTAACCATTAACTTATTGAGCAAACAAGTAACCGTAAATAATATTCCCGCTTTGTTGACCAAGTCGGAATATGCGTTACTTTTATTCCTTATTGGCAATAAAAAACGAGTCGTTTCAAAAAATGCAATTGCCGAGCATCTTTCAGGGGATATGGCAGATATGCTAGACAATCAAAACTTTGTTTATGCACACATCAAAAATGTAAAAGCAAAATTACAAGATCATCAGTGTGATTGCACAATAAAAACAATTTACGGAATTGGTTATCAATGGATTGAAGA